From Anopheles darlingi chromosome 2, idAnoDarlMG_H_01, whole genome shotgun sequence, the proteins below share one genomic window:
- the LOC125959442 gene encoding skin secretory protein xP2, whose product MRMIIVPCCLALLVAQVTCEGAAAVDAKAEETQVEAKESQNLEKRGLHSSFGDFGHDFGGHDEHHHHHEHIKTVTIEKKVPVPYTVEKHVPYTVEKKVPYEVKVPIPQPYIVEKKVPVHYKEVVKYPVHVPAPYTVEKKVPYEVKYPVDKPYEVKVHVPQPYTVEKKVPYEVKVPVPVPYTVEKKVPYEVKVEVPVPKPYTVIKKVPYEVKVPVDKPYKVEVPKPYPVEVPKPYPVVVEKKVPYEVKVPVDKPYKVEVPKPYKVEVKVPYPAPYTVEKKVPYTVEVPQPYEVKVPIDKPYPVYKEVQVPIQKEIPYPVKVPVHVPVHVHKEEHHDHSYEHHH is encoded by the exons ATGCGAATG ATTATCGTTCCTTGTTGTCTTGCCCTTCTGGTGGCACAAGTCACATGcgagggtgctgctgcagtggaTGCGAAGGCGGAGGAAACCCAAGTAGAGGCTAAGGAATCGCAGAATTTGGAGAAGCGCGGACTGCACTCTTCCTTTGGCGATTTCGGTCATGACTTCGGGGGCCACGatgagcaccaccatcaccacgagcaCATCAAGACGGTgacgatcgagaagaaggtacCGGTACCGTACACCGTCGAGAAGCACGTCCCCTACAccgtggagaagaaggtaccGTACGAGGTGAAGGTACCGATCCCGCAGCCCTACAtcgtcgagaagaaggtcccggtGCACTACAAGGAGGTCGTCAAGTACCCAGTGCACGTACCGGCCCCGTACACCGTTGAGAAGAAGGTCCCCTATGAGGTGAAATACCCGGTCGACAAGCCGTACGAGGTTAAGGTGCACGTGCCCCAGCCCTACACCGttgagaagaaggtcccgTATGAGGTGAAGGTCCCGGTCCCAGTCCCGTACAccgtcgagaagaaggtcccgtACGAGGTGAAGGTTGAGGTCCCGGTACCGAAGCCGTACACCGTCATCAAGAAGGTCCCCTATGAGGTGAAGGTACCGGTCGACAAGCCGTACAAGGTGGAGGTGCCCAAGCCCTACCCAGTTGAGGTGCCCAAGCCCTACCCGGTGGtcgtcgagaagaaggtcccgtACGAGGTGAAGGTCCCGGTCGACAAGCCGTACAAGGTGGAGGTGCCCAAACCCTACAAGGTGGAAGTGAAGGTCCCGTACCCAGCGCCGTACAccgtcgagaagaaggtcccgtACACCGTCGAGGTGCCCCAGCCTTACGAGGTGAAGGTCCCGATCGATAAGCCGTACCCAGTGTACAAGGAAGTGCAGGTGCCGATCCAGAAGGAGATCCCGTACCCCGTCAAGGTCCCAGTCCACGTACCAGTCCATGTGCACAAAGAAGAACATCATGATCATTCGTATGAACATCACCACTAA